A single region of the Sorghum bicolor cultivar BTx623 chromosome 7, Sorghum_bicolor_NCBIv3, whole genome shotgun sequence genome encodes:
- the LOC8069672 gene encoding CRS2-associated factor 1, mitochondrial, producing the protein MLLAPILLLRRARAPPTLPPRRHLSRLLDRYGFVAPDSLAPAAPREPPSDTASSTKKRRAKKPPYRPPSSLDRGGRPPAHSDLPFDFRFSYTESTPASKPIGLREPRYSPFGPGRLDRPWTGLCAPAVDATLRDVEAEDPLPDAEKGLEEARRRERERVLGEPLTPAERAFLVDKCQKNRTKRQINLGRDGLTHNMLNDIHNNWKTCEAVRIKCLGVPTVDMQNVCHQLEDKTGGVIIHRHGSLLILYRGRHYNPKKRPVIPLMLWKPAEPVYPRLIKTTIEGLTVEETKQMRKKGLHAPVLTKLAKNGYYASIVPMVRDAFLMDELVRIDCKGLPKSDYKKIGVKLRDLVPCILVSFDKEQIIVWRGKEVGSLQDQTQKSFLSFIDSDGASVKDETGDQEQIPSDWSSDECSAISSSDEVPNDKPVISDLDSSKSI; encoded by the exons ATGCTCCTCGCCcccatcctcctcctccgccgcgcgCGCGCACCACCCACCCTCCCTCCCCGCCGCCACCTCTCGCGCCTCCTCGACCGCTACGGCTTCGTGGCCCCGGACTCCCTCGCCCCGGCGGCCCCGCGAGAACCTCCCAGCGACACAGCCTCCTCGACGAAGAAGCGCCGCGCGAAGAAGCCGCCGTACCGCCCGCCGTCCTCGCTGGACCGAggcggccggccgccggcgcACTCCGACCTCCCCTTCGACTTCCGCTTCAGCTACACCGAGAGCACCCCGGCGTCCAAGCCCATCGGGCTCCGCGAGCCCAGGTACTCCCCGTTCGGCCCCGGGCGGCTCGACCGGCCCTGGACGGGGCTCTGCGCGCCCGCCGTCGACGCTACCCTGCGCGACGTCGAGGCAGAGGATCCCCTTCCCGACGCCGAGAAGGGGCTGGAGGAGGCGCGACGGCGAGAGCGGGAGCGCGTGCTGGGAGAGCCGCTCACCCCCGCTGAGCGTGCGTTCTTGGTCGACAAGTGCCAGAAGAACCGCACCAAGCGTCAGATCAACCTTG GGAGAGATGGGCTTACTCATAACATGCTAAACGATATTCACAATAACTGGAAGACTTGTGAGGCTGTCAGGATAAAATGCCTCGGTGTGCCAACGGTTGATATGCAAAATGTGTGCCATCAGCTTGAG GATAAAACTGGTGGCGTGATCATCCACCGGCATGGTAGCCTGTTGATACTGTACAGGGGTAGGCATTATAATCCAAAGAAAAGACCTGTGATTCCGTTGATGCTGTGGAAACCTGCTGAACCTGTTTACCCGAGGCTAATCAAAACAACAATAGAAGGGCTCACAGTTGAGGAGACAAAGCAAATGAGGAAGAAGGGCCTACATGCTCCTGTTTTGACAAAGCTTG CCAAGAACGGATACTATGCTAGTATTGTGCCAATGGTCCGGGATGCCTTTTTGATGGATGAGCTAGTACGAATAGACTGTAAAGGATTGCCAAAAAGTGACTATAAGAAGATTGGAGTCAAGCTCAGG GATCTTGTTCCTTGCATTCTTGTCTCCTTTGACAAGGAGCAAATTATTGTTTGGAGGGGAAAGGAAGTTGGAAGCCTACAAGATCAAACACAGAAGTCATTCCTTTCATTTATTGACTCAGATGGTGCATCAGTGAAGGATGAGACTGGTGATCAGGAACAAATACCAAGTGATTGGTCTTCTGATGAGTGTTCTGCGATCAGCAGCTCAGATGAAGTGCCAAATGACAAGCCAGTAATTTCTGATCTAGACTCTTCTAAGTCGATCTGA
- the LOC110437053 gene encoding IST1-like protein — protein MSMLDAFFSKGGGGGGFRGAKCKTLLKLSIPRIKLLRNRRELQLRQMRRDIAKLLEAGQEATARIRVEHIIREENMMAAQEILELFCELIAVRLPIIEAQKECPIDLKEAISSICFAAPRCADLPELMQVQMMFATKYGKEFVAAASELMPDCGVNRQIIELLSIRPPPVDAKLKLLKEIAEEHEVDWDPSETETEFLKPHEDLLNGPTYFNGSTLPLPKEKHEETVAASAAEQPDEDYESDTGLDSLDLPEVPKAAIRPPSDAPVTPDIGPHVQGSQSLPHEFSEPTDLEENPTAGGVFNVIQMKSLEHLVSASSAQSNIPDLPNEKKQFIPFASPPPVFAPSVEKTKTVPSPSLSPVKPTEPEPETFTKKIDEVTTPPVPPTDYMFTKQPEQVRTISPSESGANIDLDDVLSAAQTAAESAERAASAARAAANLAQLRIADLKKNSQVYNKYSDSALRESHHQTEGTQKPVFDHQDSFTNDTQDYVPSHVPQRSPSLEDDPYFSYPNLFSAPKP, from the exons ATGTCGATGCTGGACGCCTTCTTCAGcaagggcggcggcggtggtggcttCCGCGGCGCCAAGTG cAAGACGCTGCTGAAGCTGTCGATCCCGCGGATAAAGCTGCTGCGGAACCGGCGGGAGCTGCAGCTGCGCCAGATGCGCCGGGACATCGCCAAGCTCCTCGAGGCCGGCCAGGAGGCCACCGCCCGGATCAGG GTGGAGCACATCATCCGGGAGGAGAACATGATGGCCGCGCAGGAGATCCTCGAGCTCTTCTGCGAGCTCATCGCCGTGCGCCTGCCCATCATCGAGGCCCAAAA GGAGTGTCCTATTGATCTGAAAGAAGCAATATCAAGTATCTGTTTTGCTGCTCCAAGATGTGCAGATCTACCTGAACTGATGCAAGTTCAAATGATGTTTGCTACTAAATATGGGAAGGAATTTGTTGCTGCAGCTTCAGAGTTGATGCCTGATTGTGGGGTCAATCGTCAG ATAATTGAACTACTTTCTATTCGTCCTCCTCCTGTTGATGCCAAGTTGAAACTGCTGAAGGAGATAGCAGAGGAACATGAAGTTGATTGGGATCCATCAGAGACAGAGACGGAATTTCTCAAACCTCATGAAGATCTATTG AATGGACCGACCTACTTCAATGGCTCCACACTACCTCTTCCCAAGGAGAAACATGAGGAAACAGTAGCCGCAAGTGCTGCCGAGCAGCCTGATGAAGATTACGAATCAGATACCGGTCTTGACTCACTGGATTTGCCTGAAGTCCCAAAAGCTGCAATTCGCCCACCTTCTGATGCACCAGTGACCCCAGATATTGGTCCACATGTTCAGGGCTCCCAGTCACTCCCTCATGAGTTCTCAGAGCCTACTGACTTGGAGGAGAATCCAACAGCTGGTGGTGTTTTTAATGTTATTCAGATGAAAAGCTTGGAACATCTCGTTTCTGCATCATCTGCTCAGTCAAACATACCAGATTTGCCAAATGAAAAGAAGCAATTTATTCCCTTTGCATCTCCACCTCCAGTTTTTGCTCCTTCAGTGGAAAAAACCAAGACAGTTCCCTCACCTTCTCTCTCTCCAGTGAAGCCAACAGAGCCAGAACCAGAAACCTTCACAAAGAAAATTGATGAAGTGACCACACCTCCAGTACCTCCCACGGATTATATGTTCACAAAACAGCCAGAACAAGTGCGGACAATCTCTCCTTCTGAGAGTGGGGCAAATATTGACTTGGACGACGTTTTATCTGCTGCTCAGACAGCTGCAGAATCAGCAGAGCGAGCTGCATCAGCAGCCCGTGCTGCTGCGAACCTTGCACAACTGCGCATTGCAGATCTAAAGAAGAATTCCCAGGTCTATAACAAGTACAGCGATAGTGCCTTAAGGGAAAGCCATCATCAGACTGAGGGGACACAGAAACCAGTATTTGATCACCAGGACTCCTTCACCAACGATACACAGGACTATGTGCCATCTCATGTGCCGCAGAGGTCGCCATCTTTGGAGGACGATCCATATTTCTCCTATCCCAACTTGTTCTCAGCGCCAAAACCCTGA
- the LOC8069674 gene encoding HSP-interacting protein — MGKPPGAKNPPSDGDEAVFLELSRELKDEATRLFNRGDFEGAAFKYDKAARLLPAGPRVEAARLRASVAQCYMRMRPAEFHRGIHECNLALEAAPRYSRALLRRAACFEALGRADLAWGDVRTVLRWEPGNRAARQISERVRKALEEKGVSVALDDEDVVQPEDEDEFGSAKGEEKSKKSHDKRLDSVAVEKKGVNGNHIAAPLDSASTEKQADLRQTNGIGNHQHHTEDSESNGLEKLEQSNMGNKRGGHTAGKKPRHGESKQQKHSAVKPVNHCEDNIGVKEEAMKDVKLVFGEDIRCARMPVNCSLSQLREIVQNKFPSLKAFLIKYKDKEEDLVTITSSEELSWASNLADLEGPIRLYVAEVNPVQELGVDCVRRRPSFATLERNRDIMLDNGTVWHDVEHKYHADDWMVQFAQIIKNHVGFSSDAYLDLHDLGQRLYYEAMEDAIESEEAQEMFEVAESKFQEMAALALFNCGNVHMSRARKRPCLPEDSLQEFILEQVKVSYDWACTEYAKAGAMFDEAVKTKSEFFEGLIALGQQQFEQAKLSWYYALAFKINMETEVLELFNHAEDNMEKGMDIWERMETLRLRGLSKPSKDKVVLEKMVSEGFVKDISADETFEETSSIRSHIYILWGTILYERSVVEFNLGLPSWEESLTVAMEKFKIGGASQADINVIVKNHCANETTQEGLSFKVEEIVQAWNEMYDAKSWRSGPLSFRLQPIFRRRAPKLHHILEHLHYA, encoded by the exons ATGGGGAAGCCGCCGGGGGCCAAGAATCCGCCGTCGGACGGCGACGAGGCGGTGTTCCTGGAGCTGTCGCGGGAGCTCAAGGACGAGGCCACGCGGCTGTTCAACCGGGGCGACTTCGAGGGCGCGGCGTTCAAGTACGACAAGGCGGCGCGGCTGCTCCCCGCGGGGCCGCGCGTGGAGGCGGCGCGCCTCCGTGCCAGCGTCGCGCAGTGCTACATGCGGATGCGCCCCGCGGAGTTCCACCGCGGCATCCACGAGTGCAACCTCGCGCTGGAGGCCGCGCCCCGGTACAGCAGGGCGCTGCTCCGCCGCGCCGCCTGCTTCGAGGCGCTGGGCAGGGCCGACCTCGCGTGGGGCGACGTTCGGACGGTGCTGCGGTGGGAGCCTGGCAACCGCGCCGCGCGCCAGATCTCGGAGAGGGTCAGGAAGGCGTTGGAGGAGAAGGGTGTCTCGGTTGCCTTGGATGACGAGGATGTGGTGCAGCCGGAGGATGAGGATGAGTTTGGTAGCGCCAAAGGAGAGGAAAAGAGCAAGAAATCTCATGACAAGCGTTTGGATTCGGTTGCAGTGGAAAAGAAGGGGGTAAATGGAAATCATATCGCGGCTCCACTGGACTCTGCTTCCACGGAGAAGCAGGCTGACCTGAGACAGACAAATGGGATAGGGAATCATCAGCATCATACTGAAGATAGTGAATCCAATGGTCTCGAGAAGCTAGAACAAAGTAACATGGGCAACAAGCGAGGTGGACACACTGCTGGAAAGAAACCGAGGCATGGCGAGAGCAAGCAGCAGAAGCATTCTGCAGTCAAGCCAGTGAATCATTGTGAGGACAACATTGGTGTCAAGGAGGAAGCGATGAAGGATGTCAAATTGGTGTTTGGAGAGGacatcaggtgtgctcggatgccaGTTAACTGCTCTCTGTCGCAACTGAGAGAAATAGTTCAGAACAAGTTCCCGTCATTGAAGGCGTTTCTGATCAAGTATAAAGACAAAGAAGAAGACTTGGTGACAATAACCTCGTCCGAGGAGCTAAGCTGGGCAAGCAATCTGGCAGATTTGGAAGGGCCAATCCGATTATATGTTGCAGAGGTTAATCCTGTGCAAGAGCTTGGTGTCGATTGTGTCAGGAGACGTCCTTCCTTTGCCACGTTAGAGAGAAACCGTGATATCATGTTGGATAACGGGACAGTTTGGCATGATGTTGAACATAAGTATCACGCTGATGACTGGATGGTACAGTTTGCCCAGATAATCAAGAATCATGTGGGTTTTAGTTCTGATGCATATCTGGATCTCCATGACCTTGGCCAGAGACTGTACTATGAGGCTATGGAAGACGCAATAGAGAGTGAAGAAGCACAGGAAATGTTTGAAGTTGCAGAGTCCAAATTTCAGGAGATGGCAGCACTGGCATTGTTTAACTGTGGCAATGTCCACATGTCTCGTGCAAGAAAAAGACCATGCTTGCCTGAAGATTCTTTACAGGAATTTATACTTGAGCAAGTCAAAGTTTCATACGATTGGGCATGTACAGAATATGCCAAAGCTGGTGCAATGTTCGATGAAGCTGTTAAAACTAAATCTGAATTTTTTGAAGGTCTTATTGCTCTTGGTCAGCAGCAATTCGAGCAGGCCAAACTCTCTTGGTATTATGCTCTTGCATTTAAGATAAATATGGAAACTGAAGTTTTGGAGTTGTTCAACCATGCAGAGGATAATATGGAAAAGGGAATGGATATCTGGGAAAGAATGGAAACTTTGCGCTTGAGGGGACTTTCTAAACCAAGTAAGGACAAAGTTGTACTTGAGAAGATGGTCTCAGAAGGTTTTGTGAAGGATATATCAGCAGACGAAACGTTTGAAGAGACTTCAAGCATACGATCACATATATACATCTTGTGGGGAACCATCCTTTATGAACGTTCAGTAGTTGAATTCAATTTGGGACTTCCTAGCTGGGAGGAGTCGCTGACTGTTGCCATGGAAAAATTTAAGATCGGAGGTGCCTCTCAAGCTGACATCAATGTGATTGTAAAGAACCATTGTGCTAATGAAACCACCCAAGAAG GACTCAGTTTTAAGGTTGAGGAGATAGTTCAGGCGTGGAATGAAATGTATGATGCTAAAAGTTGGAGAAGTGGACCCCTGTCTTTCCGCCTTCAACCAATATTTCGACGTAGAGCTCCAAAGTTGCATCATATACTGGAGCATCTGCACTATGCATAA